The proteins below come from a single Corynebacterium glyciniphilum AJ 3170 genomic window:
- a CDS encoding TlpA family protein disulfide reductase: protein MTGSDETAQAPDGSDAVSSRLRTVLLVVVVVVGLAVAAVPMIISLTGGEDPATSAAPTSSVPSGSAEPVPDGTTSPDPAGTSYDVPSDQRMSCPSPEGSTPLAPDAELADVVLPCLTDGGGESTVSVAELVSGRPTLVNVWAWWCGPCRQELPVLQEAAEKHPEWNIIGVHANERGQAGVDLLADLDVRFASFQDSNGAVAAAASLPAVVPLSVVYSADGSRLEMHPGELTSVEQVEELMTRSMGNS from the coding sequence GTGACCGGCTCGGACGAGACTGCTCAGGCCCCGGACGGTTCTGATGCCGTGAGTTCGCGGCTGCGTACCGTTCTACTGGTCGTGGTGGTTGTCGTCGGACTGGCGGTTGCCGCTGTGCCGATGATCATCTCGTTGACCGGTGGAGAGGACCCGGCGACCTCGGCTGCGCCGACGTCGTCCGTCCCGTCCGGCTCTGCGGAACCGGTGCCGGACGGGACCACCTCACCTGACCCGGCCGGCACGTCCTACGACGTTCCGTCGGACCAGCGCATGTCCTGCCCGTCGCCGGAGGGCAGTACCCCGCTGGCACCGGACGCCGAGCTCGCCGACGTCGTCCTGCCGTGCCTGACCGACGGCGGCGGGGAATCCACCGTGTCGGTGGCCGAACTCGTCTCGGGTCGCCCGACCCTGGTCAATGTCTGGGCATGGTGGTGCGGCCCGTGCCGCCAGGAACTGCCGGTGCTCCAGGAGGCCGCCGAAAAGCATCCGGAGTGGAACATCATCGGGGTGCACGCCAATGAACGTGGGCAGGCCGGGGTGGACCTCCTGGCTGACCTGGATGTCCGGTTCGCCAGTTTCCAGGATTCGAACGGAGCCGTCGCCGCCGCGGCATCCCTGCCGGCCGTCGTTCCGCTGTCGGTGGTCTACAGTGCCGACGGTTCGCGTCTGGAGATGCATCCTGGCGAGCTGACCTCCGTGGAGCAGGTGGAAGAGCTGATGACACGTAGTATGGGGAACTCATGA
- a CDS encoding MarP family serine protease: MSGSVIVDVALVVIALFALLSGWRQGGFSALLSLVGVLGGGVLGLRILPWVMGYVDGDTQRFLAALAVVAGSVVLGYTLGSVIGGRLRDLIRTRVALRADSVVGALVQVVTTVVVVWLIVVPVAGNNSGDLGKSVRGSSILSGVSDIAPSWLEALPQQTASFFSDSGFPVITDPFDDVPSAEVDAPDTALSDTPVVAETRPSLVRVLGEAEQCSRILQGSGFAVEPDLVMTNAHVVAGTGRVALETVDGDAEGEVVYYNPSEDIALIRTTDGTALPPLDWADRPAAQNDDAIVMGFPLGGPFQATPARVREMFTVSGPDIYADTRVDREAYTLRGTVVQGNSGGPLLDRDGRVLGLVFGAAVGDSDTGYALTKNEVLSHVGDIASYRDPVDTQKCVVS; this comes from the coding sequence ATGAGCGGTTCGGTCATCGTCGATGTCGCCCTGGTCGTCATCGCACTGTTCGCCCTGCTCTCCGGCTGGCGACAGGGCGGTTTCTCCGCCCTGCTGTCGCTGGTCGGTGTGCTCGGTGGTGGTGTACTGGGCCTGCGGATCCTGCCGTGGGTGATGGGCTACGTCGACGGGGACACCCAGCGTTTCCTCGCTGCACTCGCCGTCGTCGCGGGGTCCGTCGTGCTCGGATACACGCTCGGATCAGTGATCGGCGGACGCCTGCGTGACCTCATCCGCACCCGGGTGGCCCTGCGCGCGGACTCTGTGGTCGGGGCGCTTGTACAGGTTGTCACCACCGTGGTGGTGGTCTGGCTGATCGTGGTTCCGGTGGCCGGCAACAACTCCGGGGACCTGGGCAAGTCGGTGCGCGGCTCGTCGATTCTCTCCGGGGTCAGCGACATCGCCCCGTCGTGGCTGGAGGCGCTCCCGCAGCAGACGGCGTCATTCTTCAGTGACTCCGGGTTCCCCGTGATCACCGACCCGTTCGATGACGTCCCCTCGGCCGAGGTAGACGCACCGGACACTGCATTGTCGGACACTCCGGTCGTCGCCGAGACCCGTCCGTCACTGGTGCGTGTCTTGGGAGAGGCTGAACAGTGCAGTCGGATCCTGCAGGGATCCGGCTTCGCCGTCGAGCCGGACCTGGTCATGACGAACGCCCACGTTGTCGCCGGTACTGGACGGGTCGCACTGGAGACCGTGGACGGGGACGCCGAAGGCGAGGTGGTCTACTACAATCCGTCGGAAGACATCGCCTTGATCCGCACCACGGACGGGACGGCGCTTCCGCCGCTGGACTGGGCCGACCGTCCTGCGGCCCAGAATGACGATGCCATCGTCATGGGGTTCCCGCTCGGTGGCCCGTTCCAGGCCACTCCGGCGCGTGTCCGTGAGATGTTCACGGTCTCCGGACCCGACATCTACGCGGACACGCGCGTGGACCGTGAGGCCTACACGCTGCGCGGAACGGTGGTACAGGGCAATTCAGGCGGGCCGTTACTCGACAGGGACGGTCGTGTCCTGGGGCTCGTCTTCGGCGCTGCCGTCGGGGACTCCGATACTGGATACGCCCTGACCAAGAATGAAGTTCTCTCCCATGTCGGGGACATCGCGTCCTACCGCGACCCGGTGGACACGCAGAAGTGCGTGGTCAGCTGA
- a CDS encoding phage holin family protein: MSDKNSNGLFTDQDSFNPKVNSIPLSDVDAQAAGRGGSIADLVKDATAQVSSLIRSEVELAKTEISGTAKKAGIAVGLFGAAGVVLAYSSFFFFFFLAELLDNWLPRWSAFLIVFGIMFVLVAILAVVGVKFIKGVKKPQATIDSVNELKSVVPSGKKDSTADNGMFT; this comes from the coding sequence GTGAGCGACAAGAACAGCAACGGCCTGTTCACTGACCAGGACAGCTTCAACCCCAAGGTCAACTCCATCCCGCTGTCCGACGTGGATGCCCAGGCCGCCGGTCGCGGCGGCAGCATCGCTGACCTGGTCAAAGACGCCACCGCCCAGGTGTCCTCCCTGATCCGTTCTGAGGTGGAACTGGCCAAGACCGAGATCTCCGGCACCGCGAAAAAGGCCGGGATCGCCGTCGGCCTGTTCGGTGCCGCCGGCGTCGTGCTGGCCTACAGTTCCTTTTTCTTCTTCTTCTTCCTCGCGGAGCTCCTGGACAACTGGCTGCCCCGCTGGTCGGCGTTCCTCATCGTGTTCGGCATCATGTTCGTGCTGGTCGCGATTCTCGCCGTCGTCGGCGTGAAGTTCATCAAGGGCGTCAAGAAACCGCAGGCGACGATCGACTCCGTCAACGAGCTGAAGTCCGTCGTGCCCTCCGGCAAGAAGGACTCCACCGCCGACAACGGGATGTTCACCTAG
- a CDS encoding alpha/beta fold hydrolase yields MTLTPDAAHRYIHTRGIRLHVLIQGPSDAPLVLLIHGFAGGHFDWRELMPELCGADAPPVRVAAVDLRGYGRSDKTPRGYDLTTAASDMCGAIRALGHTDALVVGHGEGGLIAWTMAAHEPQRVRGIVTLASAHPLVLARSLLLHPVSQWPRVRASLYAQLPRLPEHALRKNGSAVVATSFRHQVAPGFRDTDTCREHEELRRDAMQIDKVAHLSCEYRRWTLRSRLRPEGGDFNRTFPARTDTPAVCVDGSMDPAYSRRIARRSAARGGDGSTSELLYGVGHFPHIEDPPAVAAIIRAVSDHRKEH; encoded by the coding sequence ATGACCCTCACCCCCGACGCGGCGCACCGCTACATCCATACCCGGGGCATCCGGTTGCATGTCCTCATCCAGGGCCCGTCCGATGCTCCCCTGGTCCTGCTGATCCACGGGTTCGCTGGTGGACACTTCGACTGGCGCGAGCTCATGCCCGAACTCTGCGGCGCCGATGCACCGCCGGTACGTGTCGCTGCGGTCGACCTGCGTGGCTACGGGCGTTCCGACAAAACGCCCCGCGGCTACGATCTCACCACCGCAGCCTCGGACATGTGCGGTGCGATCCGCGCGCTCGGCCACACCGACGCCCTGGTCGTCGGTCACGGTGAAGGCGGCCTGATCGCCTGGACGATGGCAGCCCACGAGCCACAACGCGTCCGCGGCATTGTCACGCTCGCCTCCGCACACCCCCTGGTACTCGCCCGGTCCCTTCTCCTGCACCCGGTGTCCCAGTGGCCGCGGGTCCGCGCCTCGCTCTACGCCCAGCTGCCCCGGCTGCCCGAACACGCGCTACGCAAGAACGGGTCCGCCGTGGTGGCCACCTCCTTCCGCCACCAGGTCGCGCCCGGGTTCCGGGACACCGACACCTGCCGGGAGCACGAGGAACTCCGCCGGGACGCCATGCAGATCGACAAGGTCGCGCACCTGTCCTGTGAATACCGTCGATGGACCCTACGCAGCCGACTGCGGCCCGAGGGCGGCGACTTCAACCGGACGTTCCCGGCGCGTACCGACACACCCGCCGTCTGCGTCGACGGATCGATGGATCCCGCCTATTCTCGTCGAATCGCCCGACGCTCCGCTGCCCGTGGTGGGGACGGATCAACATCCGAACTGCTCTACGGGGTGGGCCATTTCCCTCACATCGAGGACCCGCCGGCCGTGGCCGCGATCATCCGGGCAGTATCAGACCACCGGAAAGAGCACTGA
- a CDS encoding NUDIX hydrolase, whose translation MNRPIERPDEFPERDHSLEDWLYAAQAQPELPADLPGWVRALVGAARTDAGEDAAAGIFSEPARTVPETGPDGTPPRYSAVLVLLGEDGAGEKTVLLTHRNPRMRTHSGQIAFPGGRREPQDAGPVDTAVREAVEETALDPASVVPVMVMDPLYIDRTNHAVIPVIAWWRAPGPVHPATQESDWVRAYPVARLAEPALRTRIGFLGWHGPAFDVDGYLLWGFTGGVVDALLQIAGWDQAWEDPWTDGEPVEVGDLFAALEASRNGENLAPAVLGDRLGGELENDNGENENGKEPR comes from the coding sequence ATGAACCGACCCATCGAGCGCCCAGACGAGTTTCCGGAACGGGACCACTCACTGGAGGACTGGCTGTATGCCGCCCAGGCGCAGCCGGAGCTCCCCGCTGACCTGCCGGGATGGGTCCGTGCTCTTGTCGGTGCAGCACGTACGGATGCCGGGGAGGACGCCGCGGCGGGGATCTTCAGCGAACCGGCGCGGACCGTTCCCGAAACAGGCCCGGACGGTACACCGCCGCGGTACTCGGCGGTGCTGGTGCTGCTCGGCGAGGACGGGGCAGGGGAGAAGACCGTCCTGTTGACCCACCGCAATCCCCGAATGCGCACCCACTCCGGGCAGATCGCCTTCCCCGGCGGTCGCCGCGAGCCCCAGGATGCCGGTCCGGTGGACACCGCCGTGCGTGAAGCGGTGGAGGAGACCGCACTCGACCCTGCCTCTGTCGTACCGGTGATGGTGATGGACCCGTTGTACATCGATCGGACGAACCACGCCGTCATCCCCGTCATCGCCTGGTGGCGGGCACCGGGGCCGGTGCACCCGGCGACGCAGGAATCGGACTGGGTGCGTGCCTACCCGGTGGCCCGCCTGGCGGAGCCCGCCCTCCGCACCAGGATCGGATTCCTCGGCTGGCACGGTCCTGCCTTCGACGTCGACGGGTATCTCCTGTGGGGATTCACCGGTGGCGTCGTGGACGCCCTCCTGCAGATCGCCGGATGGGATCAGGCCTGGGAGGATCCGTGGACCGACGGGGAGCCTGTCGAGGTGGGTGACCTCTTCGCAGCACTCGAGGCGTCCCGGAACGGCGAGAACCTCGCCCCGGCTGTCCTCGGCGACCGTCTGGGTGGCGAGCTCGAGAACGACAACGGTGAGAACGAGAACGGGAAGGAACCCCGATGA